In Fibrobacter sp. UWB2, the following are encoded in one genomic region:
- a CDS encoding ABC transporter substrate-binding protein, translating into MTGCRDESNGTQGNLPKAQVMKCSEPVQFEPVVSDYFSIGKLCCTDVAVVRSVVGKDTLVHKYVMMDSASAALGTDLQRRGFPEDWRSAVVLRVPLNRVAALSTSQVGYMLRLGLRDKIVGVSDGQYIVDSVLYERAKDKSVASIGYDAGALEKLMALNLDLVLDFTTGGDYDNYEQIARTNLPLMLTSEWQENTPLAKLEWIKLYGILFGIRAQADSIFEQEKNKYETLKALIASTDSLSSLVSRHSSEHCPRVLAGMSYGGVWHASGGKSFTANLVRDAGGCYVWASDTSRELTFSFEEVYALADSVDVWVNPSMFATADEILALEPRVKNIKAFREKKVFQNDGLKGPGAGNDFYEGAITRPAELLWNLTKCIKGSVPGVNSIDTSYKWYRNIYNF; encoded by the coding sequence ATGACGGGTTGCCGTGACGAGTCGAACGGTACGCAAGGGAATTTGCCAAAAGCACAGGTGATGAAGTGTAGCGAGCCGGTCCAGTTTGAACCGGTCGTAAGCGACTATTTTTCGATAGGCAAGCTCTGCTGTACCGATGTCGCAGTCGTGCGTTCCGTGGTCGGCAAGGATACGCTAGTCCATAAGTATGTGATGATGGATTCTGCATCTGCCGCTCTCGGGACGGATCTACAGCGTCGCGGATTCCCGGAAGACTGGCGCTCGGCGGTGGTGTTGCGTGTTCCGCTGAACCGTGTGGCGGCACTCTCAACTTCGCAGGTGGGGTATATGCTTAGGCTCGGGCTTCGCGACAAGATTGTCGGTGTCTCGGACGGGCAGTACATCGTGGATAGCGTTCTGTACGAACGTGCAAAGGATAAGTCTGTGGCAAGTATCGGTTACGATGCGGGCGCCTTGGAAAAGCTGATGGCGCTGAATCTGGACTTGGTGCTCGACTTTACTACAGGCGGTGATTACGATAACTACGAACAAATTGCAAGGACGAATCTCCCGTTGATGCTCACGTCGGAATGGCAGGAGAATACTCCGCTTGCAAAACTCGAATGGATTAAGTTGTACGGAATCCTGTTTGGCATTCGCGCTCAAGCCGATTCTATTTTTGAACAAGAGAAGAATAAATACGAAACGTTAAAAGCGTTGATTGCTTCTACAGATTCCCTCTCGTCTCTCGTTTCTCGTCATTCGTCTGAACATTGCCCTCGCGTTCTCGCCGGCATGTCTTACGGCGGTGTGTGGCACGCCTCTGGCGGCAAAAGCTTTACGGCGAACCTGGTCCGCGATGCGGGTGGCTGCTATGTGTGGGCTTCCGATACTTCCCGCGAACTCACGTTCTCGTTTGAGGAAGTCTATGCGCTTGCCGATAGCGTCGATGTCTGGGTCAATCCGTCCATGTTTGCAACGGCAGATGAAATCCTTGCCCTTGAACCTCGCGTAAAAAACATCAAGGCGTTCAGGGAGAAGAAGGTTTTCCAGAATGACGGGCTCAAGGGCCCCGGGGCAGGCAACGATTTTTACGAAGGAGCCATCACCCGGCCGGCGGAACTCCTGTGGAATCTTACAAAATGCATAAAAGGCTCCGTTCCGGGGGTAAATTCGATTGATACCAGTTACAAATGGTACAGAAATATCTATAATTTTTAG